GTCAACGACGCGGCGTTCAACTTCCCGACGGCGGGCTGACGTAGCGGCGGAGAACCAAGAGGAGACCCACCCCGGCAGGCCGGAACGACCGACCACGGCGTGACCCGCAGGGCAGCAGTGCAGCAACGCAGCGACGTAGTGACACGACGGCAGAGCGACACAGCGACGTTCGTACGGCGACACCGCAACGCAGCAAGGCAGCTACGCAGGTTCCGAAGTGAAGCCCGGTTGTATCCGTACCTCCGAAGGGGAGGACCGATGAGACTCATCCGTGGGCTCGGTGTGTGCGCCGTGGCGGCGATGCTCACCCTGGCCGGCTGTTCCAACTCCGCGCCGCAGCAGTCCGGCACCGACGCGGGCGGCGGTGGGGGTGCCGCTGCCGGAGGTGGCGCGGACAAGGGTGGTGGAGACAACGCAGGCGGCGACAAGGGTGGTACGGCGAAGGCCGACCTCACCGTCGCCGTCGTCACCCACGGCCAGGCCGGCGACGCCTTCTGGGACATCGTGAAGTCCGGCGCGGACCAGGCGGGCAAGGACGAGAACGTCAAGGTCACCTACAACGGTGACGGCGACCCGGGCCGGCAGAGTCAGCTGATCGACAACGCGGTCGCCTCGAAGGTGGACGGACTGGTGGTGTCGATGGCCAACCCGGACGGCGTGAAGGACAGCGTCCGCCAGGCGGTCAAGGCCGGCATCCCGGTGGTGACGATGAACTCCGGCCTGGAGAAGTACAAGGAGTTCGGCGCGGTCACCCACGTCGGTCAGAGCGAGGAACTCGCCGGCGAGGCGGCCGGTCGCAAGCTCTCCGAAGCCGGGGTGAAGAAGGTGCTGTGCGTGGTGCACGAGGCCGGCAACGTCGGGCTGGAGTCGCGCTGCAACGGCGTACGCAAGACTCTCGGCGGGACGGTCCGCAACCTGCAGGTGGACGTTTCCAACGTCGCCGACGCGCAGAACACCATCAAGGCCCAGCTGCTCGCGGACAAGAGTGTCGACGGCGTGCTCACCCTCAACCCGGTGATCGCCAAGGCCGCCGTCTCCGCCCGGCAGGAGGCCGGCAGCAAGGCGAAGCTGGCGACGTTCGACGTGTCTGCCGACATCTGCGCGGCGATCGCGCGGGGCGACATGCTGTTCGCCGTCGACCAGCAGCCCTATCTGCAGGGCTATCTGCCGGTGGTGTTCGTCGCACTGAAGATCCGCAACGGCAACGACGTCGGCGGCGGTCAGCCGGTCTACTCCGGGCCCGGCTTCGTCACCAAGGACAACGCCGAGCAGGTCCGGAAGTTCGCCGAGCGCGGGACCCGGTGACGTCATGGCCACCGAACCCGTTCGTACACAGGCCGAACCAGGCCCCGAGCAACCCGAGCGACCCGAGCGACCCGCGCCGGCCGAGGACTCCCCGAGCGCGGTGAGCACGCTCACCCGGATACTCCGCCGGCCCGAGGTCGGCGCGGCCATCGCGGCGGTGGCGGTGTTCGTGTTCTTCTCCGCGATGACGCGCACGTTCCTCACCCCGGGTGGCGTCGCCACCTGGCTGGACTCCGCGGCGCTGTTCGGGATCATGGCGATCGCGGTGGCGCTGCTGATGATCGGCGGGGAGTTCGACCTGTCGGCGGGCACGATGGTCGGCTCCACCGGCCTGATCGTCGGCATCCTCACCACGCACTCCGGTGTCAACGTGTGGTTGGCGGTGGTGCTGGCGCTGGTCTTCGCCCTGCTGGTCGGTGCGGGCAACGGCCTGCTGGTGATGCGGACCGGGCTGCCGAGCTTCATCGTCACCCTCGGCACGTTCTTCGTGTTACAGGGCCTCAACCTCGCGGTCACGAAGCTGCTGATCGGGCAGGTGGCGGTGCAGGGTCTGGACCGGGTGCCCGGCTTCTACGACGTGAAGTGGATCTTCGGTTCGACGGTCGCGATCTTCGGCACGGTGTTCCAGGTGTCCATCGCCTGGTGGATCGGACTGGCCGCCGTCGCCACCTGGGTGCTGCTGAGAACCCGGGCCGGCAACTGGATCTTCGCCGTCGGCGGGGCGCAGACCAGCGCCCGCCAGGTCGGCGTACCCGTGCTGTCCACCAAGGTCGGGCTGTTCATGACGACCGCGGCCGCGGGCTGGCTGGCCGGCATGCTGCAGTTGTTCCGTACGTCCACGGTGCAGGCGTCCACCGGCGTCGGCCAGGAGTTCATCTACATCATCTGCGCGGTTGTGGGCGGCTGCCTGCTGACCGGCGGGTACGGCTCGGCCATCGGGGCGGCGCTCGGCGCGCTCATCTACGGCATGACCTACCAGGGCATCGTCTTCGCCCAGTGGGACAACAACTGGCTGAAGACGTTCCTCGGCGTGATGCTGCTGGCGGCGGTGCTGGTGAACACCTACGTGCGCAGGCGGGCGGAGGTGAGCCGGTGAACGCCACGGGAGAACGCGCCACTGCGGCGCCCGCGGGCACGTCGCTGCTGGAGGCGGACCGGATCGGCAAGTCCTACGGCAGCGTCGTCGCGCTGCACGAAGTGAGCGTCACGGTGCGCGCAGCCGAGGTGACCTGTGTGCTCGGCGACAACGGCGCGGGCAAGTCCACGCTGATCAAGATCCTCTCCGGCGCGCACACGCACAGCTCGGGGGAGCTGCGGGTGGACGGCACACCCACCACGTTCGCGAGTCCCCGGCAGGCACTCGAGGCCGGGATCGCCACGGTGTACCAGGACCTCGCGGTGGTGCCACTGATGCCGGTGTGGCGGAACTTCTTCCTGGGTTCGGAACTCACCAGGGGCAAGGGCCCGTTGCGGCGGCTGGACGTCGGGCGGATGCGGGCCACCACCCGGGAGGAGCTGGCCCGGATGGGCATCCACCTGCGCGACGTCGACCAGC
This Actinopolymorpha cephalotaxi DNA region includes the following protein-coding sequences:
- a CDS encoding ATP-binding cassette domain-containing protein — translated: MNATGERATAAPAGTSLLEADRIGKSYGSVVALHEVSVTVRAAEVTCVLGDNGAGKSTLIKILSGAHTHSSGELRVDGTPTTFASPRQALEAGIATVYQDLAVVPLMPVWRNFFLGSELTRGKGPLRRLDVGRMRATTREELARMGIHLRDVDQPIGTLSGGERQSVAIARAVYFGARVLILDEPTAALGVKQSGVVLKYVAAARDDGLGVVFITHNPHHAYLVGDRFVLLKRGRMAGSHARADLGVADLTREMAGGAELEALSHELDER
- a CDS encoding sugar ABC transporter substrate-binding protein, encoding MRLIRGLGVCAVAAMLTLAGCSNSAPQQSGTDAGGGGGAAAGGGADKGGGDNAGGDKGGTAKADLTVAVVTHGQAGDAFWDIVKSGADQAGKDENVKVTYNGDGDPGRQSQLIDNAVASKVDGLVVSMANPDGVKDSVRQAVKAGIPVVTMNSGLEKYKEFGAVTHVGQSEELAGEAAGRKLSEAGVKKVLCVVHEAGNVGLESRCNGVRKTLGGTVRNLQVDVSNVADAQNTIKAQLLADKSVDGVLTLNPVIAKAAVSARQEAGSKAKLATFDVSADICAAIARGDMLFAVDQQPYLQGYLPVVFVALKIRNGNDVGGGQPVYSGPGFVTKDNAEQVRKFAERGTR
- a CDS encoding ABC transporter permease, with protein sequence MATEPVRTQAEPGPEQPERPERPAPAEDSPSAVSTLTRILRRPEVGAAIAAVAVFVFFSAMTRTFLTPGGVATWLDSAALFGIMAIAVALLMIGGEFDLSAGTMVGSTGLIVGILTTHSGVNVWLAVVLALVFALLVGAGNGLLVMRTGLPSFIVTLGTFFVLQGLNLAVTKLLIGQVAVQGLDRVPGFYDVKWIFGSTVAIFGTVFQVSIAWWIGLAAVATWVLLRTRAGNWIFAVGGAQTSARQVGVPVLSTKVGLFMTTAAAGWLAGMLQLFRTSTVQASTGVGQEFIYIICAVVGGCLLTGGYGSAIGAALGALIYGMTYQGIVFAQWDNNWLKTFLGVMLLAAVLVNTYVRRRAEVSR